In Salvelinus namaycush isolate Seneca chromosome 20, SaNama_1.0, whole genome shotgun sequence, the following proteins share a genomic window:
- the LOC120065386 gene encoding receptor-type tyrosine-protein phosphatase alpha-like isoform X3, whose product MPTSLLKGSMGVSPMLLLLSVALRVSVSDQGPPLTPTGGPVPTAKSKDPPSTTLPNVPLTTTITPPPPPPTTTALKVATTTMTTTTTVDGVILTAGPSGATPAPVPPPPTPGPTEAPQIHTGVNSTPQPPPAPTTISQGGGGENGTSVPETQSPDTATNTDTKPTVEATSATSGATVPGGGEEDTDDTPIIAVMVALSSLLVIVFIIIILYMLRFKKYKQAGSHSNSFRLTNGRSDDTELQSVPLLARSPSTNRKYPPLVVDKLEEEMNRRMADDNKLFREEFNALPVCPIQASCDAASKEENKDKNRYVNILPYDHSRVHLSSLEGVPDSDFINASFINGYQEKNKFIAAQGPKEETVNDFWRMIWEQNTATIVMVTNLKERKECKCAQYWPDQGCWTYGNIRVSVEDMMVLVDYTIRKFCIQQVGDVGGKKPQRLVTQFHFTSWPDFGVPFTPIGMLKFLKKVKTCNPQYAGPIVVHCSAGVGRTGTFIVIDAMLDMMNTERKVDVFGFVTRIRAQRCQMVQTDMQYVFIFQAMLEHYLYGDTELEVTSLESHLAKLYAPSAAGCGGMEAEFKKLTSIKIQNDKMRTGNLPANMKKNRVLQIIPYEFNRVIIPVKRGEENTDYVNASFIDGYRQKDSYMASQGPLQHTIEDFWRMIWEWRSCSIVMLTELEERGQEKCAQYWPSDGVIVCGDISIELKKEEESESYTVRDLLVTNNRENKARTVRQFHFHGWPEVGIPSDGKGMINIIAAVQKQQQQSGNHPITVHCSAGAGRTGTFCALSTVLERVKAEAILDVFQTVKSLRLQRPHMVQTLEQYEFCYKVVQEYIDAFSDYANFK is encoded by the exons ATGCCAACTTCGCTTCTTAAG GGCAGTATGGGTGTGTCTCCCATGCTCCTGTTGCTCAGTGTGGCCCTCAGGGTCTCCGTCTCGGACCAGGGACCACCTCTCACCCCCACAG GAGGTCCAGTCCCCACTGCCAAATCCAAGGACCCTCCCTCCACCACCCTCCCCAATGTTCCCTTGACAACAACCatcaccccccctcctccccctccaacaACCACAGCCCTGAAGGTTGCCACGACGACAATGACAACTACCACAACCGTGGATGGTGTCATATTGACTGCAGGCCCCAGTGGTGCCACCCCTGCGCCCGTCCCCCCTCCACCAACCCCTGGCCCAACCGAAGCCCCCCAAATCCATACAGGGGTGAACTCCACCCCGCAGCCACCCCCTGCTCCAACCACAATCAGTCAGGGAGGGGGTGGGGAGAATGGGACCTCTGTTCCAGAGACTCAGTCACCAGACACCGccaccaacacagacacaaaaCCAACGGTGGAAGCCACGTCGGCCACTAGCGGGGCTACTGTtccag GTGGTGGAGAAGAAGACACCG atGACACGCCCATCATTGCGGTGATGGTGGCTCTGTCGTCCCTGCTCGTCAttgtcttcatcatcatcatcctctacATGCTCAG GTTTAAGAAGTACAAGCAGGCCGGCAGCCATTCTAACTCCTTCAGGCTGACCAACGGTAGATCAGATGATACAG AGCTCCAGAGTGTGCCACTATTGGCCCGTTCACCCAGCACCAACAGGAAGTACCCTCCCCTTGTTGTCGACAAGCTGGAGGAGGAGATGAATCGTCGCATGGCTGACGACAACAAGCTCTTCCGGGAGGAGTTCAAC GCGCTGCCGGTGTGTCCCATTCAGGCGTCGTGCGACGCGGCCTCTAAAGAGGAGAACAAGGACAAAAACCGATACGTCAACATCCTGCCAT ATGATCACTCCAGGGTGCATTTGTCATCACTAGAGGGAGTTCCAGACTCCGACTTCATCAACGCATCCTTCATCAAC GGGTACCAAGAGAAGAACAAGTTCATTGCAGCTCAAG ggccAAAGGAGGAGACGGTGAACGACTTCTGGAGAATGATCTGGGAACAGAACACAGCCACCATCGTCATGGTGACCAACCTGAAGGAAAGAAAAGAg tgtAAGTGTGCCCAGTACTGGCCAGACCAGGGCTGCTGGACCTACGGCAACATCCGGGTCTCTGTGGAGGACATGATGGTGCTGGTGGATTACACCATCCGCAAGTTCTGCATCCAACAG gtgggGGATGTGGGGGGTAAGAAGCCTCAGCGGCTGGTGACCCAGTTCCACTTCACCAGCTGGCCAGACTTTGGCGTCCCCTTCACGCCCATCGGCATGCTCAAGTTCCTCAAGAAGGTCAAGACCTGCAACCCCCAGTACGCTGGCCCCATCGTGGTCCACTGCAG tgcGGGGGTGGGGAGGACCGGTACCTTCATAGTGATAGATGCAATGTTGGACATGATGAACACCGAGAGAAAGGTGGACGTCTTTGGCTTTGTCACACGTATCAGAGCCCAGCGCTGCCAAATGGTCCAGACAGAC ATGCAATACGTGTTCATCTTCCAGGCCATGCTGGAGCACTATCTGTATGGGGACACCGAGCTGGAGGTGACCTCCCTGGAGTCCCACCTGGCCAAGCTCTACGCCCCCTCCGCCGCCGGCTGTGGGGGCATGGAAGCGGAGTTCAAG AAGCTGACTTCCATCAAGATCCAGAACGACAAGATGAGAACAGGCAACCTGCCAGCTAACATGAAGAAGAACCGAGTTCTCCAGATCATCCCAT ATGAGTTCAACAGAGTGATCATCCCAGtcaagagaggggaggagaacaCGGACTATGTCAACGCCTCCTTCATTGAC GGGTACCGTCAGAAGGACTCGTACATGGCCAGCCAGGGTCCGCTGCAGCACACCATCGAAGACTTCTGGAGGATGATCTGGGAGTGGAGGAGCTGCTCCATAGTCATGCTCACTgagctggaggagagaggacag gAGAAGTGTGCCCAGTACTGGCCCAGTGATGGGGTGATAGTGTGTGGGGACATCTCCATCGAgctgaagaaggaggaggagagtgagagcTACACTGTTAGAGACCTCCTGGTCACCAACAACAGG GAGAACAAGGCTCGTACGGTGAGACAGTTTCATTTCCATGGCTGGCCAGAAGTGGGCATTCCCAGTGACGGGAAGGGAATGATCAACATCATTGCTGCGGTCCAGAAGCAGCAGCAACAATCTGGCAACCACCCAATCACTGTCCACTGCAG tgCGGGCGCGGGGCGGACGGGGACCTTCTGTGCCCTGAGCACGGTCCTGGAGCGGGTGAAAGCTGAGGCCATCCTGGACGTCTTCCAGACCGTCAAGAGCCTTCGACTGCAGAGACCCCACATGGTGCAGACACTG GAGCAGTACGAGTTCTGCTACAAAGTGGTCCAGGAGTATATTGATGCCTTTTCTGACTATGCCAACTTCAAGTAG
- the LOC120065386 gene encoding receptor-type tyrosine-protein phosphatase alpha-like isoform X2, whose protein sequence is MPTSLLKGSMGVSPMLLLLSVALRVSVSDQGPPLTPTGGPVPTAKSKDPPSTTLPNVPLTTTITPPPPPPTTTALKVATTTMTTTTTVDGVILTAGPSGATPAPVPPPPTPGPTEAPQIHTGVNSTPQPPPAPTTISQGGGGENGTSVPETQSPDTATNTDTKPTVEATSATSGATVPGGGEEDTDDTPIIAVMVALSSLLVIVFIIIILYMLRFKKYKQAGSHSNSFRLTNGRSDDTELQSVPLLARSPSTNRKYPPLVVDKLEEEMNRRMADDNKLFREEFNALPVCPIQASCDAASKEENKDKNRYVNILPYDHSRVHLSSLEGVPDSDFINASFINGYQEKNKFIAAQGPKEETVNDFWRMIWEQNTATIVMVTNLKERKEKSIQRQSLCVSQCKCAQYWPDQGCWTYGNIRVSVEDMMVLVDYTIRKFCIQQVGDVGGKKPQRLVTQFHFTSWPDFGVPFTPIGMLKFLKKVKTCNPQYAGPIVVHCSAGVGRTGTFIVIDAMLDMMNTERKVDVFGFVTRIRAQRCQMVQTDMQYVFIFQAMLEHYLYGDTELEVTSLESHLAKLYAPSAAGCGGMEAEFKLTSIKIQNDKMRTGNLPANMKKNRVLQIIPYEFNRVIIPVKRGEENTDYVNASFIDGYRQKDSYMASQGPLQHTIEDFWRMIWEWRSCSIVMLTELEERGQEKCAQYWPSDGVIVCGDISIELKKEEESESYTVRDLLVTNNRENKARTVRQFHFHGWPEVGIPSDGKGMINIIAAVQKQQQQSGNHPITVHCSAGAGRTGTFCALSTVLERVKAEAILDVFQTVKSLRLQRPHMVQTLEQYEFCYKVVQEYIDAFSDYANFK, encoded by the exons ATGCCAACTTCGCTTCTTAAG GGCAGTATGGGTGTGTCTCCCATGCTCCTGTTGCTCAGTGTGGCCCTCAGGGTCTCCGTCTCGGACCAGGGACCACCTCTCACCCCCACAG GAGGTCCAGTCCCCACTGCCAAATCCAAGGACCCTCCCTCCACCACCCTCCCCAATGTTCCCTTGACAACAACCatcaccccccctcctccccctccaacaACCACAGCCCTGAAGGTTGCCACGACGACAATGACAACTACCACAACCGTGGATGGTGTCATATTGACTGCAGGCCCCAGTGGTGCCACCCCTGCGCCCGTCCCCCCTCCACCAACCCCTGGCCCAACCGAAGCCCCCCAAATCCATACAGGGGTGAACTCCACCCCGCAGCCACCCCCTGCTCCAACCACAATCAGTCAGGGAGGGGGTGGGGAGAATGGGACCTCTGTTCCAGAGACTCAGTCACCAGACACCGccaccaacacagacacaaaaCCAACGGTGGAAGCCACGTCGGCCACTAGCGGGGCTACTGTtccag GTGGTGGAGAAGAAGACACCG atGACACGCCCATCATTGCGGTGATGGTGGCTCTGTCGTCCCTGCTCGTCAttgtcttcatcatcatcatcctctacATGCTCAG GTTTAAGAAGTACAAGCAGGCCGGCAGCCATTCTAACTCCTTCAGGCTGACCAACGGTAGATCAGATGATACAG AGCTCCAGAGTGTGCCACTATTGGCCCGTTCACCCAGCACCAACAGGAAGTACCCTCCCCTTGTTGTCGACAAGCTGGAGGAGGAGATGAATCGTCGCATGGCTGACGACAACAAGCTCTTCCGGGAGGAGTTCAAC GCGCTGCCGGTGTGTCCCATTCAGGCGTCGTGCGACGCGGCCTCTAAAGAGGAGAACAAGGACAAAAACCGATACGTCAACATCCTGCCAT ATGATCACTCCAGGGTGCATTTGTCATCACTAGAGGGAGTTCCAGACTCCGACTTCATCAACGCATCCTTCATCAAC GGGTACCAAGAGAAGAACAAGTTCATTGCAGCTCAAG ggccAAAGGAGGAGACGGTGAACGACTTCTGGAGAATGATCTGGGAACAGAACACAGCCACCATCGTCATGGTGACCAACCTGAAGGAAAGAAAAGAg AAATCCATACAGCGGcaatctctctgtgtgtctcagtgtAAGTGTGCCCAGTACTGGCCAGACCAGGGCTGCTGGACCTACGGCAACATCCGGGTCTCTGTGGAGGACATGATGGTGCTGGTGGATTACACCATCCGCAAGTTCTGCATCCAACAG gtgggGGATGTGGGGGGTAAGAAGCCTCAGCGGCTGGTGACCCAGTTCCACTTCACCAGCTGGCCAGACTTTGGCGTCCCCTTCACGCCCATCGGCATGCTCAAGTTCCTCAAGAAGGTCAAGACCTGCAACCCCCAGTACGCTGGCCCCATCGTGGTCCACTGCAG tgcGGGGGTGGGGAGGACCGGTACCTTCATAGTGATAGATGCAATGTTGGACATGATGAACACCGAGAGAAAGGTGGACGTCTTTGGCTTTGTCACACGTATCAGAGCCCAGCGCTGCCAAATGGTCCAGACAGAC ATGCAATACGTGTTCATCTTCCAGGCCATGCTGGAGCACTATCTGTATGGGGACACCGAGCTGGAGGTGACCTCCCTGGAGTCCCACCTGGCCAAGCTCTACGCCCCCTCCGCCGCCGGCTGTGGGGGCATGGAAGCGGAGTTCAAG CTGACTTCCATCAAGATCCAGAACGACAAGATGAGAACAGGCAACCTGCCAGCTAACATGAAGAAGAACCGAGTTCTCCAGATCATCCCAT ATGAGTTCAACAGAGTGATCATCCCAGtcaagagaggggaggagaacaCGGACTATGTCAACGCCTCCTTCATTGAC GGGTACCGTCAGAAGGACTCGTACATGGCCAGCCAGGGTCCGCTGCAGCACACCATCGAAGACTTCTGGAGGATGATCTGGGAGTGGAGGAGCTGCTCCATAGTCATGCTCACTgagctggaggagagaggacag gAGAAGTGTGCCCAGTACTGGCCCAGTGATGGGGTGATAGTGTGTGGGGACATCTCCATCGAgctgaagaaggaggaggagagtgagagcTACACTGTTAGAGACCTCCTGGTCACCAACAACAGG GAGAACAAGGCTCGTACGGTGAGACAGTTTCATTTCCATGGCTGGCCAGAAGTGGGCATTCCCAGTGACGGGAAGGGAATGATCAACATCATTGCTGCGGTCCAGAAGCAGCAGCAACAATCTGGCAACCACCCAATCACTGTCCACTGCAG tgCGGGCGCGGGGCGGACGGGGACCTTCTGTGCCCTGAGCACGGTCCTGGAGCGGGTGAAAGCTGAGGCCATCCTGGACGTCTTCCAGACCGTCAAGAGCCTTCGACTGCAGAGACCCCACATGGTGCAGACACTG GAGCAGTACGAGTTCTGCTACAAAGTGGTCCAGGAGTATATTGATGCCTTTTCTGACTATGCCAACTTCAAGTAG
- the LOC120065386 gene encoding receptor-type tyrosine-protein phosphatase alpha-like isoform X1 has product MPTSLLKGSMGVSPMLLLLSVALRVSVSDQGPPLTPTGGPVPTAKSKDPPSTTLPNVPLTTTITPPPPPPTTTALKVATTTMTTTTTVDGVILTAGPSGATPAPVPPPPTPGPTEAPQIHTGVNSTPQPPPAPTTISQGGGGENGTSVPETQSPDTATNTDTKPTVEATSATSGATVPGGGEEDTDDTPIIAVMVALSSLLVIVFIIIILYMLRFKKYKQAGSHSNSFRLTNGRSDDTELQSVPLLARSPSTNRKYPPLVVDKLEEEMNRRMADDNKLFREEFNALPVCPIQASCDAASKEENKDKNRYVNILPYDHSRVHLSSLEGVPDSDFINASFINGYQEKNKFIAAQGPKEETVNDFWRMIWEQNTATIVMVTNLKERKEKSIQRQSLCVSQCKCAQYWPDQGCWTYGNIRVSVEDMMVLVDYTIRKFCIQQVGDVGGKKPQRLVTQFHFTSWPDFGVPFTPIGMLKFLKKVKTCNPQYAGPIVVHCSAGVGRTGTFIVIDAMLDMMNTERKVDVFGFVTRIRAQRCQMVQTDMQYVFIFQAMLEHYLYGDTELEVTSLESHLAKLYAPSAAGCGGMEAEFKKLTSIKIQNDKMRTGNLPANMKKNRVLQIIPYEFNRVIIPVKRGEENTDYVNASFIDGYRQKDSYMASQGPLQHTIEDFWRMIWEWRSCSIVMLTELEERGQEKCAQYWPSDGVIVCGDISIELKKEEESESYTVRDLLVTNNRENKARTVRQFHFHGWPEVGIPSDGKGMINIIAAVQKQQQQSGNHPITVHCSAGAGRTGTFCALSTVLERVKAEAILDVFQTVKSLRLQRPHMVQTLEQYEFCYKVVQEYIDAFSDYANFK; this is encoded by the exons ATGCCAACTTCGCTTCTTAAG GGCAGTATGGGTGTGTCTCCCATGCTCCTGTTGCTCAGTGTGGCCCTCAGGGTCTCCGTCTCGGACCAGGGACCACCTCTCACCCCCACAG GAGGTCCAGTCCCCACTGCCAAATCCAAGGACCCTCCCTCCACCACCCTCCCCAATGTTCCCTTGACAACAACCatcaccccccctcctccccctccaacaACCACAGCCCTGAAGGTTGCCACGACGACAATGACAACTACCACAACCGTGGATGGTGTCATATTGACTGCAGGCCCCAGTGGTGCCACCCCTGCGCCCGTCCCCCCTCCACCAACCCCTGGCCCAACCGAAGCCCCCCAAATCCATACAGGGGTGAACTCCACCCCGCAGCCACCCCCTGCTCCAACCACAATCAGTCAGGGAGGGGGTGGGGAGAATGGGACCTCTGTTCCAGAGACTCAGTCACCAGACACCGccaccaacacagacacaaaaCCAACGGTGGAAGCCACGTCGGCCACTAGCGGGGCTACTGTtccag GTGGTGGAGAAGAAGACACCG atGACACGCCCATCATTGCGGTGATGGTGGCTCTGTCGTCCCTGCTCGTCAttgtcttcatcatcatcatcctctacATGCTCAG GTTTAAGAAGTACAAGCAGGCCGGCAGCCATTCTAACTCCTTCAGGCTGACCAACGGTAGATCAGATGATACAG AGCTCCAGAGTGTGCCACTATTGGCCCGTTCACCCAGCACCAACAGGAAGTACCCTCCCCTTGTTGTCGACAAGCTGGAGGAGGAGATGAATCGTCGCATGGCTGACGACAACAAGCTCTTCCGGGAGGAGTTCAAC GCGCTGCCGGTGTGTCCCATTCAGGCGTCGTGCGACGCGGCCTCTAAAGAGGAGAACAAGGACAAAAACCGATACGTCAACATCCTGCCAT ATGATCACTCCAGGGTGCATTTGTCATCACTAGAGGGAGTTCCAGACTCCGACTTCATCAACGCATCCTTCATCAAC GGGTACCAAGAGAAGAACAAGTTCATTGCAGCTCAAG ggccAAAGGAGGAGACGGTGAACGACTTCTGGAGAATGATCTGGGAACAGAACACAGCCACCATCGTCATGGTGACCAACCTGAAGGAAAGAAAAGAg AAATCCATACAGCGGcaatctctctgtgtgtctcagtgtAAGTGTGCCCAGTACTGGCCAGACCAGGGCTGCTGGACCTACGGCAACATCCGGGTCTCTGTGGAGGACATGATGGTGCTGGTGGATTACACCATCCGCAAGTTCTGCATCCAACAG gtgggGGATGTGGGGGGTAAGAAGCCTCAGCGGCTGGTGACCCAGTTCCACTTCACCAGCTGGCCAGACTTTGGCGTCCCCTTCACGCCCATCGGCATGCTCAAGTTCCTCAAGAAGGTCAAGACCTGCAACCCCCAGTACGCTGGCCCCATCGTGGTCCACTGCAG tgcGGGGGTGGGGAGGACCGGTACCTTCATAGTGATAGATGCAATGTTGGACATGATGAACACCGAGAGAAAGGTGGACGTCTTTGGCTTTGTCACACGTATCAGAGCCCAGCGCTGCCAAATGGTCCAGACAGAC ATGCAATACGTGTTCATCTTCCAGGCCATGCTGGAGCACTATCTGTATGGGGACACCGAGCTGGAGGTGACCTCCCTGGAGTCCCACCTGGCCAAGCTCTACGCCCCCTCCGCCGCCGGCTGTGGGGGCATGGAAGCGGAGTTCAAG AAGCTGACTTCCATCAAGATCCAGAACGACAAGATGAGAACAGGCAACCTGCCAGCTAACATGAAGAAGAACCGAGTTCTCCAGATCATCCCAT ATGAGTTCAACAGAGTGATCATCCCAGtcaagagaggggaggagaacaCGGACTATGTCAACGCCTCCTTCATTGAC GGGTACCGTCAGAAGGACTCGTACATGGCCAGCCAGGGTCCGCTGCAGCACACCATCGAAGACTTCTGGAGGATGATCTGGGAGTGGAGGAGCTGCTCCATAGTCATGCTCACTgagctggaggagagaggacag gAGAAGTGTGCCCAGTACTGGCCCAGTGATGGGGTGATAGTGTGTGGGGACATCTCCATCGAgctgaagaaggaggaggagagtgagagcTACACTGTTAGAGACCTCCTGGTCACCAACAACAGG GAGAACAAGGCTCGTACGGTGAGACAGTTTCATTTCCATGGCTGGCCAGAAGTGGGCATTCCCAGTGACGGGAAGGGAATGATCAACATCATTGCTGCGGTCCAGAAGCAGCAGCAACAATCTGGCAACCACCCAATCACTGTCCACTGCAG tgCGGGCGCGGGGCGGACGGGGACCTTCTGTGCCCTGAGCACGGTCCTGGAGCGGGTGAAAGCTGAGGCCATCCTGGACGTCTTCCAGACCGTCAAGAGCCTTCGACTGCAGAGACCCCACATGGTGCAGACACTG GAGCAGTACGAGTTCTGCTACAAAGTGGTCCAGGAGTATATTGATGCCTTTTCTGACTATGCCAACTTCAAGTAG